A single window of Anaerocolumna chitinilytica DNA harbors:
- a CDS encoding NAD(P)-dependent oxidoreductase → MKIYVYDVADFERDILEAIRQEAEDEIILTDKHLTLDTLEAAVGFDGISVLGYSHADRELLTKMKEYGILHLSTRTIGYDHFDMAAARELGIHAYNAYYSPNNVADFAVMMMLIMLRKAKISICRALVNDFSLEGMMGREMRSFTVGVVGTGKIGSTVIKNLSGFGCRILACDKYKNSAVEELAEYVDLDTLYAESDIITLHTPLNDDNYHMINDETIRKMKKGVILINTARGQLIDTESLIKALEEEHVGGAGIDTLEEEAGIMHVHVGTKIVDKRSLLYLKQFPNVLYTQHYAFFTKEATESMIRCGITSIQSGVRGEATPCEIH, encoded by the coding sequence ATGAAGATATACGTGTATGATGTTGCCGATTTTGAAAGAGACATTCTGGAAGCCATAAGGCAGGAAGCAGAAGATGAAATTATTCTGACTGACAAGCACCTGACTCTTGATACCCTGGAAGCTGCTGTAGGATTTGATGGTATATCGGTACTAGGTTATAGCCATGCAGATAGAGAGTTATTGACCAAGATGAAAGAATACGGAATCCTTCATCTTTCCACCAGAACAATCGGATATGATCATTTTGATATGGCAGCTGCCAGAGAGCTTGGTATTCATGCCTATAATGCTTATTACAGTCCGAATAATGTGGCGGACTTTGCAGTTATGATGATGCTTATTATGCTGCGCAAGGCTAAGATCTCTATTTGCCGTGCCCTTGTAAATGATTTTTCGCTGGAAGGTATGATGGGACGGGAGATGCGAAGTTTCACTGTCGGTGTTGTAGGAACCGGAAAGATTGGTTCCACGGTTATAAAGAATTTAAGCGGCTTCGGATGCCGGATTTTAGCCTGTGATAAATATAAAAACTCAGCGGTGGAAGAGCTTGCTGAATATGTAGATTTAGATACCTTATATGCAGAGAGTGATATTATTACACTTCATACCCCACTTAACGATGATAATTATCACATGATTAATGATGAGACTATTAGAAAAATGAAGAAAGGAGTTATTCTGATTAACACCGCCAGGGGGCAGCTTATCGATACGGAAAGCCTAATAAAAGCATTGGAAGAAGAACATGTGGGAGGCGCCGGCATTGATACACTGGAGGAAGAAGCCGGTATCATGCATGTCCATGTTGGCACTAAAATAGTGGATAAGAGATCCCTTTTATATCTAAAACAGTTTCCCAATGTCTTGTATACCCAACATTATGCTTTTTTTACGAAGGAAGCAACAGAATCTATGATAAGATGCGGCATCACTTCTATTCAGAGCGGTGTCAGAGGTGAAGCAACCCCTTGTGAAATTCATTAA
- a CDS encoding VOC family protein yields MKLKNVLLVVNDIEKSKNFYKDLFGLLIVADFGENVILTEGLVLQERKLWETSINKPVVAGGNNAELYFEENHVDKFLEKLEKCGQTIDYLSKCSERDRGQRIIRIYDPDKHIIEVGESMDYVARRLLKAGMSVEQVAKKTLLPLSQIEMLV; encoded by the coding sequence ATGAAACTTAAAAATGTATTACTGGTGGTGAATGATATAGAGAAGTCAAAGAATTTCTATAAGGATTTATTTGGGCTTCTTATTGTTGCTGACTTTGGTGAAAACGTAATATTGACAGAAGGGCTTGTATTGCAGGAGAGGAAATTATGGGAAACTTCCATTAATAAACCTGTTGTTGCAGGCGGTAATAATGCAGAACTTTATTTTGAAGAGAATCATGTGGATAAATTTCTTGAGAAGTTGGAGAAGTGTGGACAAACAATTGACTACCTTAGTAAGTGCAGTGAACGTGACAGAGGACAGCGAATAATTCGTATCTATGACCCGGATAAACATATCATTGAGGTTGGGGAGTCGATGGATTATGTGGCTAGACGATTATTAAAAGCAGGGATGTCTGTTGAACAGGTGGCCAAGAAAACACTGCTGCCCTTATCACAGATAGAAATGTTAGTATAA
- a CDS encoding putative holin-like toxin translates to MDTYEVLTLLILFGSFLIALLTYTDRNNKRK, encoded by the coding sequence ATGGATACATACGAAGTATTAACATTGTTGATTCTTTTCGGATCGTTTCTGATTGCTTTGCTTACCTATACTGATAGGAACAATAAGCGTAAATAA
- the guaA gene encoding glutamine-hydrolyzing GMP synthase: protein MDKEMVIVLDFGGQYNQLIARRVRECNVYCEVLPYNTSIEKIKEIAPKGIIFTGGPASVYAEEAPHCEKEIFELGIPVLGICYGCQLMTHLLGGKVTSATVREYGKTEVTVNAKSLLFKGVTETSVCWMSHTDYVEKLPEGFEITATSASCPAAGLELAEKKLYGVQFHPEVVHTQEGTKMLHNFLYEVCGCSGDWKMDSFTEQSIKKLKEKIGDKKVLCALSGGVDSSVAAVMISKAVGKQLTCIFVDHGLLRKNEGDEVEKIFTEQFDVNFVRVNAQQRFYDKLAGVSEPEAKRKIIGEEFIRVFEEEAKKIGTVDFLVQGTIYPDVIESGLGKSAVIKSHHNVGGLPDYVDFKEIIEPLRDLFKDEVRRAGLELGIPEKLVFRQPFPGPGLAIRIIGDITEEKVKIIQEADAIYREEIANAGLDRSIGQYFAALTNMRSVGVMGDERTYDYAVALRAVTTTDFMTAEAAELPWEVIGKVSSRIVNEVKHVNRVLYDCTGKPPATIEFE from the coding sequence GTGGATAAGGAAATGGTAATAGTCCTTGATTTTGGCGGACAGTATAATCAGCTCATTGCAAGAAGAGTAAGAGAATGTAATGTTTACTGCGAAGTACTGCCTTACAATACAAGTATTGAAAAAATTAAGGAAATAGCACCCAAAGGTATCATCTTTACAGGAGGTCCTGCCAGTGTATATGCAGAGGAAGCTCCTCACTGCGAGAAGGAAATCTTTGAACTTGGGATACCGGTACTTGGTATCTGTTATGGCTGCCAGTTAATGACACATTTGCTTGGCGGAAAAGTAACCAGTGCAACGGTAAGAGAATACGGAAAGACAGAAGTAACTGTCAATGCAAAGTCCCTGCTATTTAAAGGAGTTACCGAAACCTCAGTCTGCTGGATGAGCCATACCGATTATGTAGAAAAACTTCCGGAAGGCTTTGAAATAACCGCAACTTCCGCTTCCTGTCCTGCGGCAGGTCTGGAGCTGGCAGAGAAAAAGCTCTATGGAGTACAGTTCCATCCTGAGGTAGTTCACACCCAGGAAGGTACCAAAATGCTTCACAACTTCCTCTATGAAGTATGTGGCTGTTCAGGGGATTGGAAGATGGATTCCTTCACAGAACAGTCCATTAAGAAACTGAAAGAAAAAATCGGTGATAAGAAAGTGCTCTGTGCCCTGTCCGGCGGTGTAGATTCCTCCGTAGCTGCCGTAATGATCAGCAAAGCAGTAGGGAAGCAATTAACCTGTATCTTTGTAGACCATGGCTTACTTCGTAAAAACGAAGGTGACGAAGTTGAGAAAATCTTTACAGAGCAATTTGATGTGAACTTCGTAAGAGTAAATGCTCAGCAGAGATTTTATGATAAATTAGCCGGAGTATCCGAACCGGAAGCAAAGAGAAAAATTATCGGAGAAGAGTTCATTCGTGTATTTGAGGAAGAGGCTAAGAAAATCGGAACGGTAGATTTCCTGGTACAGGGAACCATCTATCCCGATGTTATTGAAAGCGGACTTGGCAAATCAGCCGTTATCAAAAGCCACCACAATGTAGGGGGCCTTCCTGACTATGTAGATTTTAAGGAAATTATTGAGCCTTTAAGAGATTTATTTAAAGATGAAGTACGCAGAGCCGGACTTGAACTTGGAATTCCCGAAAAGCTTGTATTCAGACAACCTTTCCCCGGACCCGGACTTGCTATCCGTATTATCGGAGATATCACAGAAGAAAAAGTTAAAATCATTCAGGAAGCCGATGCCATCTACCGTGAAGAGATTGCCAATGCCGGTCTTGACAGAAGTATCGGCCAATACTTTGCAGCTCTTACCAATATGCGTTCTGTTGGTGTTATGGGAGATGAAAGAACCTATGATTATGCAGTAGCTTTAAGAGCTGTTACCACTACAGACTTTATGACTGCAGAAGCGGCAGAATTACCTTGGGAAGTGATTGGTAAAGTATCTTCCAGGATTGTAAATGAAGTAAAACATGTAAATAGAGTACTCTATGATTGTACGGGGAAACCACCGGCTACGATAGAGTTTGAATAA
- the yfbR gene encoding 5'-deoxynucleotidase produces MEGNFYAMLSRMKYIERWALMRNSRPENVSEHTLEVSILSHALAVIGNKRLEKNLNGERAALIALFHDSTEIITGDMPTPIKYHNGNIQGAFKEIEKEAANRLLHMLPGDFFEEYESLYFQKEEDTYLWKLVKAADKLSALIKCIQEEKAGNTEFVNAKESIIVSLEELDLEEAKIFMVDFLPSYYRNLDELTQS; encoded by the coding sequence ATGGAAGGTAACTTTTATGCCATGTTATCCAGAATGAAATACATTGAGCGCTGGGCTCTGATGCGTAATTCCAGGCCTGAGAATGTTTCAGAACATACTCTTGAAGTAAGTATTCTCTCCCATGCCCTTGCAGTAATCGGAAACAAACGGCTAGAGAAAAACTTGAATGGGGAGAGGGCCGCTTTAATTGCACTCTTTCATGATTCTACTGAAATAATCACTGGTGATATGCCAACACCTATTAAATATCATAATGGAAATATACAAGGTGCGTTCAAAGAAATAGAGAAAGAAGCAGCAAATAGACTTCTTCATATGCTTCCCGGAGACTTTTTCGAGGAATATGAATCACTATATTTTCAAAAAGAAGAAGATACATATCTCTGGAAGCTGGTGAAAGCTGCTGATAAGCTTTCTGCACTTATCAAATGTATTCAGGAAGAAAAAGCAGGCAATACTGAATTTGTAAATGCAAAAGAGAGTATTATAGTATCCTTAGAGGAGCTTGATTTAGAAGAAGCAAAGATTTTCATGGTTGATTTTCTGCCTTCCTATTATAGAAATCTGGATGAGCTTACACAGTCTTGA
- the uvrA gene encoding excinuclease ABC subunit UvrA, which translates to MADKKHYIKIRGAKEHNLKNISVNIPRDEFVVLTGLSGSGKSSLAFDTIYAEGQRRYMESLSSYARQFLGQMEKPNVESIEGLSPAISIDQKSTNRNPRSTVGTVTEIYDYFRLLYARVGIPHCPKCGKEIKKQTVDQMVDEIMRLKEGSRIQLLAPVVRGRKGEHVKLLEQAKKSGYIRVMVDGNLYELTEDIKLDKNIKHNIEIIIDRLIVKSGIEKRLSDSIESVLKLSEGLLIVDVGGEETLSFSQNFACPDCNISIEEIEPRSFSFNNPFGACPECHGLGNKMEFAEELIIPDGSLSLAEGAIAVLGWQSATDKSSYTRCTLEALAKEYKFSLETPYDDLPENIKHMIMHGTGGKVVKVKYKGQRGEGVYDVAFEGLIRNVERRYRETGSESTRQEYETFMKTTPCKECGGRRLKRGSLAVTIGNKNISEVTDYSIRDLSSFMNNLELSPTQLKIGELVLKEIRARVGFLMDVGLDYLSLSRATGSLSGGEAQRIRLATQIGSGLVGVAYILDEPSIGLHQRDNDKLLKTLKNLKELGNTLIVVEHDEDTMFAADYIIDIGPGAGEHGGEVIAEGTAEEIMKVEESITGAYLSGRIKIPVPDERRQPTGYLTIKGASENNLKNVTVDIPLGVMTCVTGVSGSGKSSLVTEILHKRLSRDLNRARCIPGKHQEMIGIDRLDKVINIDQSPIGRTPRSNPATYTGVFDQIRDLFSATADAKMKGYSKGRFSFNVKGGRCEACSGDGIIKIEMNFLPDVYVPCEVCGGKRYNRETLEVRYKGKNIYDVLDMTVEEAMKFFENMPSIRRKIETLYDVGLSYIRLGQPSTTLSGGEAQRIKLAAELSKRSTGKTIYILDEPTTGLHFADVHKLIEILRRLSEGGNSVVVIEHNLDVIKTADYIIDMGPEGGDKGGTVIAKGTPEEVAENPASYTGYYIKKMLEDHKEAAV; encoded by the coding sequence ATGGCTGATAAAAAGCATTATATCAAAATCAGAGGAGCGAAGGAACATAATTTAAAAAACATCAGTGTCAATATTCCAAGAGATGAGTTTGTCGTATTAACAGGACTTAGTGGTTCAGGTAAGTCCTCTCTGGCTTTTGATACCATATACGCAGAGGGACAGAGAAGATACATGGAGTCCCTCTCCTCATATGCGAGACAGTTCCTGGGGCAGATGGAGAAACCCAATGTAGAGAGCATTGAGGGTCTTTCCCCTGCTATCTCCATTGATCAGAAATCAACCAACCGGAATCCACGTTCTACGGTGGGAACAGTTACGGAGATTTATGATTATTTCCGTCTGCTTTATGCCAGAGTGGGTATACCGCACTGTCCGAAGTGTGGCAAGGAGATTAAGAAGCAGACTGTAGATCAGATGGTTGATGAAATCATGCGCTTAAAGGAAGGCAGCAGGATTCAGCTTTTAGCACCTGTTGTCAGGGGAAGAAAAGGAGAGCATGTAAAGCTTCTGGAACAAGCGAAAAAGAGCGGCTATATCCGTGTAATGGTAGACGGTAACCTTTATGAGCTGACAGAAGATATTAAGCTGGATAAGAATATTAAACATAATATTGAGATTATTATAGACCGTCTGATTGTAAAATCCGGAATAGAAAAGAGATTATCAGACTCCATCGAAAGTGTATTAAAATTGTCAGAAGGGCTTTTAATTGTAGATGTAGGCGGAGAAGAAACACTAAGCTTCAGCCAGAATTTTGCCTGCCCTGATTGCAATATCAGTATCGAAGAGATTGAACCCAGAAGTTTTTCCTTCAATAACCCCTTTGGTGCCTGCCCGGAATGCCATGGACTTGGAAACAAAATGGAATTCGCAGAAGAGCTTATTATACCCGACGGCTCCTTAAGCCTTGCAGAAGGCGCCATTGCAGTACTTGGCTGGCAGTCTGCAACGGATAAGTCAAGTTATACAAGGTGTACGCTGGAAGCCCTTGCAAAGGAATACAAATTCAGCCTGGAGACACCTTATGATGACTTGCCGGAGAACATCAAACACATGATTATGCATGGAACCGGCGGAAAAGTAGTAAAGGTAAAGTATAAGGGACAAAGAGGCGAAGGTGTATACGATGTAGCCTTTGAAGGTCTGATTCGTAATGTAGAAAGACGTTACAGAGAGACCGGTTCTGAGAGCACAAGACAGGAATATGAAACCTTTATGAAGACCACACCTTGTAAAGAATGTGGTGGCAGAAGGTTAAAGAGAGGCTCTCTTGCAGTAACCATAGGGAATAAGAATATCTCAGAAGTAACTGATTATTCAATCAGAGATTTAAGTTCCTTTATGAATAACCTGGAATTAAGCCCGACACAGTTAAAGATCGGTGAACTTGTCCTGAAAGAAATAAGAGCAAGAGTAGGATTCCTAATGGATGTAGGACTTGATTATCTGTCCTTATCTAGAGCTACGGGAAGCTTGTCTGGCGGCGAGGCCCAAAGAATCCGTCTTGCCACTCAGATTGGTTCGGGACTTGTAGGAGTTGCCTATATCCTGGATGAGCCCAGCATCGGTCTTCACCAGAGGGACAACGATAAGTTATTAAAGACATTAAAGAACCTGAAGGAATTGGGAAATACCCTGATTGTAGTAGAGCATGACGAAGATACGATGTTTGCTGCCGATTATATTATCGATATCGGACCTGGTGCAGGAGAGCATGGTGGAGAAGTGATTGCCGAAGGTACTGCTGAAGAGATTATGAAAGTAGAGGAATCCATCACAGGAGCTTATCTTAGCGGCAGAATTAAGATACCCGTACCCGATGAAAGAAGACAACCCACAGGTTATCTGACCATAAAGGGAGCCAGTGAGAATAACCTTAAGAATGTTACGGTAGATATTCCCCTGGGAGTAATGACTTGTGTAACCGGAGTATCCGGTTCCGGTAAGAGTTCCCTGGTAACGGAAATCCTTCATAAACGCTTATCCAGAGACTTGAACAGGGCACGCTGTATCCCAGGTAAACACCAGGAGATGATAGGAATAGACAGATTGGATAAAGTAATTAATATAGACCAGTCACCGATCGGCAGGACACCAAGATCCAATCCGGCTACTTATACAGGTGTGTTTGACCAGATAAGAGATTTATTCTCCGCAACGGCAGATGCAAAGATGAAGGGATACAGCAAGGGAAGATTCAGCTTCAACGTAAAGGGCGGACGCTGTGAAGCCTGCTCAGGTGATGGTATCATTAAGATAGAGATGAACTTCCTGCCGGATGTTTATGTACCTTGTGAAGTCTGCGGCGGTAAACGTTATAACCGTGAAACTCTTGAAGTACGTTATAAGGGTAAGAACATTTATGATGTCCTTGATATGACAGTAGAAGAGGCTATGAAGTTCTTTGAGAATATGCCTTCTATCCGCAGAAAGATTGAAACTTTGTATGATGTAGGACTATCCTATATTCGCCTTGGACAACCTTCCACCACCTTATCCGGCGGAGAAGCACAAAGAATTAAGCTGGCAGCGGAGCTTAGTAAACGAAGCACCGGTAAGACCATCTACATCCTAGATGAACCGACCACCGGACTTCATTTTGCCGATGTTCATAAATTGATAGAGATATTAAGAAGACTTTCTGAGGGCGGCAATTCCGTTGTAGTCATTGAGCATAATCTGGATGTTATAAAGACAGCGGACTATATTATTGATATGGGGCCTGAAGGCGGCGACAAGGGCGGTACGGTTATCGCTAAGGGAACACCGGAAGAGGTTGCAGAGAACCCTGCTTCTTATACCGGATACTATATTAAGAAAATGCTTGAGGACCATAAGGAAGCAGCAGTGTAA
- the uvrB gene encoding excinuclease ABC subunit UvrB, with amino-acid sequence MSDFKLVSEFAPTGDQPEAIQQLVKGFQEGNQFETLLGVTGSGKTFTMANVIQALNRPTLIIAHNKTLAAQLYGEFKEFFPQNAVEYFVSYYDYYQPEAYVPSSDTYIEKDSAINDEIDKLRHSATAALSERRDVIIVASVSCIYGLGDPIDYQEMVISLRPGMTRERDDVLRKLVDLQYTRNNMDFKRGSFRVNGDVVEIFPVTSDDRAIRVEFFGDEIDRISEIDVLTGEIKCTLEHIAIFPASHYVVSQEKLEEAIKTIQEELEERVRYFKSEDKLLEAQRISERTNFDIEMLRETGFCSGIENYSRHLSGQAPGSTPHTLIDYFPDDFLIIVDESHITVPQVRGMYAGDQARKSTLVDYGFRLPSAKDNRPLNFQEFESKINQMLFVSATPSVYEQTHELLRTEQIIRPTGLLDPEVFVRPVNGQIDDLVSEIKKEVAKKNKILVTTLTKRMAEDLTDYMREVGIRVKYLHSDIDTLERSEIIRDMRLDVFDVLVGINLLREGLDIPEITLVAILDADKEGFLRSETSLIQTIGRAARNSEGRVIMYADNMTESMHKAISETNRRRAIQQQYNEEHGITPTTIQKKVRELISISKKASKDLYKMDKDPESMTRKELEAVVKKISKDMQTAAAELNFELAAQLRDQLLELKKQLNEMEKD; translated from the coding sequence ATGAGTGATTTTAAGCTAGTGTCGGAATTTGCACCGACAGGAGACCAGCCGGAAGCCATACAGCAGCTTGTGAAAGGGTTTCAGGAAGGAAATCAATTTGAGACCTTGCTTGGAGTTACAGGGTCCGGTAAGACCTTTACCATGGCAAATGTAATACAGGCCTTAAACCGCCCTACTCTTATCATTGCCCATAATAAGACTCTGGCGGCACAGCTTTATGGAGAATTTAAAGAGTTCTTTCCTCAAAATGCAGTGGAGTACTTTGTAAGTTATTATGATTATTACCAGCCGGAGGCATATGTTCCTTCTTCGGACACTTATATTGAGAAGGATTCCGCCATTAACGATGAGATTGATAAGCTGCGCCACTCCGCAACAGCGGCACTCTCTGAAAGAAGAGATGTTATTATTGTAGCCAGTGTTTCCTGTATTTATGGATTAGGTGATCCCATTGATTATCAGGAGATGGTTATTTCTTTGCGCCCGGGTATGACAAGAGAACGTGACGATGTATTAAGAAAGCTGGTAGATCTGCAGTATACAAGAAATAATATGGATTTTAAGCGCGGTAGTTTCCGGGTAAATGGAGATGTAGTAGAGATATTTCCCGTTACCTCCGATGACAGGGCAATCCGTGTCGAGTTTTTTGGAGACGAGATAGACCGTATTTCAGAAATTGATGTGCTTACAGGCGAGATTAAGTGTACATTGGAGCACATCGCAATCTTTCCGGCCTCCCATTATGTTGTATCCCAGGAAAAATTAGAAGAGGCTATCAAGACCATTCAGGAAGAACTGGAAGAAAGAGTTCGCTATTTTAAGAGTGAGGATAAGCTGTTAGAAGCCCAAAGAATCTCAGAGAGAACAAATTTTGATATTGAAATGCTTCGAGAAACCGGTTTTTGCTCCGGAATTGAGAATTACTCCAGACATTTGTCAGGACAGGCTCCCGGCAGTACACCTCATACCCTGATAGACTATTTCCCGGATGATTTCTTAATTATAGTGGACGAGTCTCATATTACAGTACCCCAGGTTAGAGGGATGTATGCAGGAGACCAGGCAAGAAAAAGTACTCTGGTGGATTATGGTTTTCGTTTACCATCAGCCAAAGATAACAGGCCTCTGAACTTCCAGGAATTTGAGAGTAAGATTAATCAGATGCTTTTTGTGTCAGCGACTCCTTCTGTCTATGAACAGACCCATGAGCTCTTACGTACAGAACAGATTATAAGACCTACCGGGCTTTTGGATCCGGAAGTATTCGTGAGACCTGTTAACGGACAGATTGATGACCTGGTAAGTGAGATAAAGAAGGAAGTAGCGAAGAAGAATAAGATATTGGTAACGACTTTGACGAAGAGAATGGCAGAGGATCTGACTGACTACATGAGAGAAGTAGGTATCAGAGTAAAATATCTTCATTCAGATATTGATACGTTGGAGCGCTCCGAAATCATCAGAGACATGCGCCTTGATGTCTTTGATGTTCTTGTCGGTATCAACCTGTTACGAGAAGGACTTGATATACCGGAGATTACACTGGTGGCAATTTTGGATGCCGATAAAGAAGGCTTCCTGCGTTCTGAAACTTCTTTGATTCAGACAATTGGCCGTGCCGCCCGTAACTCAGAGGGACGGGTAATCATGTACGCCGATAATATGACGGAGTCCATGCACAAGGCTATATCCGAGACCAACCGAAGAAGGGCTATCCAGCAGCAGTACAATGAAGAACATGGAATTACCCCTACCACCATTCAGAAAAAGGTAAGAGAATTAATCAGCATCTCCAAGAAAGCCAGCAAAGATCTCTATAAGATGGATAAAGATCCGGAATCCATGACACGTAAAGAATTAGAAGCGGTTGTTAAGAAGATCAGCAAAGACATGCAGACAGCTGCAGCTGAACTGAACTTTGAATTGGCAGCCCAGTTAAGAGATCAATTACTGGAATTAAAGAAACAGCTTAATGAGATGGAGAAAGACTAG
- a CDS encoding S41 family peptidase, with protein MRNKFLNGFLAGLAATFVVMAIVVTVFANKINENLTRENASVKTENTANAKTEVTDQQVMQKIDTLEGLINKYYMDKVDKNTMAEGIYKGLLSSLKDPYSVYYTKDEYTALMESSSGVYYGIGATVTSDVKTGVLSIVKPFVGGPAYEAGVLPGDVLYKVNGEEVTGKDITEVVGKIKGEEGTKVTVSIIREGKSKPIDFTITRKKVEVPTIEYQMLDNKIGYIAVSEFDEVTAEQFRAAIDDLEKQGEKGLVVDIRNNPGGLLDTVVDMLRRMLPKGMIVYTEDKYGKRDEYKSDGKEEFNKPLAVLINGNSASASEIFAGAIQDYKKGTLVGTTSFGKGIVQSILPLNDGTAIKVTVSKYYTPKGRNIHKIGITPDVTIELKESLRQKVVIDKKEDNQLQKALQILNKQIKEAK; from the coding sequence ATGAGAAATAAATTTCTGAACGGATTTTTAGCCGGATTAGCAGCAACCTTCGTTGTCATGGCGATTGTTGTTACAGTCTTTGCAAACAAAATCAATGAGAATCTTACCAGAGAAAATGCTTCTGTTAAGACCGAGAATACTGCAAATGCAAAAACGGAAGTCACAGATCAGCAGGTGATGCAAAAGATTGATACGCTGGAAGGTTTGATAAATAAGTATTACATGGATAAAGTGGATAAGAATACCATGGCAGAAGGAATTTATAAAGGCCTTCTCTCAAGCTTAAAAGACCCTTATTCCGTCTATTATACAAAGGATGAGTATACCGCACTTATGGAATCCTCCAGTGGCGTATATTATGGTATCGGTGCCACTGTAACTTCTGATGTAAAAACAGGTGTCTTATCCATCGTGAAGCCTTTTGTAGGCGGACCTGCCTACGAAGCAGGTGTTTTGCCCGGAGATGTATTATATAAGGTAAATGGTGAAGAAGTAACCGGTAAAGACATCACAGAGGTAGTAGGTAAGATTAAAGGAGAAGAAGGAACCAAGGTAACAGTTTCCATCATAAGAGAAGGTAAGAGCAAACCCATTGATTTTACCATAACCAGAAAAAAGGTGGAAGTTCCGACCATTGAATATCAGATGTTAGATAATAAGATCGGCTATATAGCAGTTTCTGAATTTGATGAGGTTACAGCCGAGCAGTTCCGCGCTGCTATAGATGATCTTGAAAAGCAGGGAGAAAAAGGCCTTGTAGTAGATATCAGAAATAATCCCGGCGGTCTTTTGGATACGGTAGTAGATATGTTAAGACGTATGCTTCCGAAGGGAATGATTGTTTATACCGAAGATAAGTATGGTAAGCGTGATGAATATAAGAGCGATGGAAAAGAAGAATTCAACAAGCCACTTGCTGTTCTTATTAATGGAAACAGCGCCAGTGCATCAGAAATCTTTGCAGGAGCAATTCAGGACTATAAAAAAGGAACTCTGGTTGGTACTACAAGCTTTGGAAAAGGGATTGTTCAATCTATTCTGCCTTTAAATGACGGTACGGCTATTAAAGTAACTGTTTCCAAGTACTATACGCCAAAGGGCAGAAACATCCATAAGATAGGAATTACACCGGATGTAACTATTGAATTAAAAGAATCCCTTCGTCAGAAAGTAGTAATTGATAAGAAGGAAGATAATCAGCTTCAAAAAGCATTACAGATTCTGAATAAGCAGATAAAAGAAGCAAAATAA